Proteins from one Salmo salar chromosome ssa29, Ssal_v3.1, whole genome shotgun sequence genomic window:
- the thnsl1 gene encoding threonine synthase-like 1, which produces MLPVAYCQRVKMFIVMGVLNNTRQLALKAVRWRTSPFSISRSWLSTVPQIEDRNILLMGLPGAGKTSVGRVVAHRLGVPVIDVDDHILEVTWKMPVADKLAEVGGERFLEEEGRALCKLSTSGSVISLTGSNPLHSGAMQHLKRTGLVVYLDVATDDIIQRLSKMKVNRIVGQEAGVPIRQILHYRKQFYEKWLDTRVLCGTGDTVEEIAEKVLQAVERYQNSKSETFVSTRRENGSSSDSKYFSDVVLEGLAPDGGLYVPQKGFPKLDVREWLRLAEMSYPERALAMLEKCIHPMDIPSTDLRRMVFRAYGVNFASEAIAPVKHLVHNQFVQELFHGPTASFKDLALQLMPQLFAYCLPQMCNYLILVATSGDTGSAVLSGFGNLHDLDRQRVGVLVFFPEEGVSEIQKRQLTAYKEGNARAVGVLSDFDFCQRAIKSMFGDSGLTGHLAVEYGTVLSTANSINWGRLLPQVVYHASAYLDLFKDGVIKFGEPIDVCIPTGNFGNAMAALYAKQIGIPIRKIICASNQNRIVSDFITTGVCDLRNQPLIASLSPAIDILKSSNLERFLYHASGGDGRLVRDLFTSLEKDQYFKVSESLLQKIQEDVVAGWCSEEECLAAILNVHTKTGYAMDTHTAVAKAVADRLQDPWCPVVICSTAHHGKFAPTVLKALRCPNTNYNPSDPLDQLRELASVASTPRMHQNMLQCLKDNSGGEHAVCQADFSVLVEEVESMIQDSFLKVL; this is translated from the exons ATGCTTCCAGTAGCCTACTGTCAAAGGGTGAAAATGTTTATAGTGATGGGAGTGTTGAACAACACACGGCAGCTTGCTCTGAAAGCTGTGAGATGGCGGACAAGCCCTTTCTCAATATCCAGATCGTGGCTATCTACTGTACCCCAGATAGAGGACCGAAACATCCTGCTAATGGGTCTGCCTGGAGCAGGAAAAACCTCTGTGGGGCGTGTTGTTGCTCATAGACTGGGAGTGCCTGTCATTGACGTGGACGACCATATCCTGGAGGTGACATGGAAGATGCCGGTGGCTGACAAGCTGGCCGAGGTCGGAGGGGAACGTTTCCTGGAAGAAGAGGGTCGGGCTCTGTGCAAATTATCCACCTCTGGTAGTGTCATCTCCTTAACAGGATCCAACCCACTCCACTCTGGGGCTATGCAGCACCTCAAACGCACTGGACTGGTAGTGTATCTGGATGTAGCCACCGATGACATCATACAGAGGCTGTCCAAGATGAAAGTGAACAGGATTGTGGGCCAGGAGGCTGGGGTACCCATCAGGCAGATTCTACACTACAGGAAGCAGTTTTATGAGAAATGGCTTGACACTAGAGTGCTCTGTGGGACTGGAGATACTGTTGAGGAGATTGCAGAGAAGGTGCTTCAGGCTGTGGAGAGATACCAGAACTCGAAATCGGAGACCTTTGTGTCAACCAGGAGGGAGAACGGATCATCTAGTGATTCAAAATACTTCAGTGACGTTGTTTTAGAGGGGTTAGCTCCCGATGGTGGACTATACGTGCCCCAAAAAGGCTTTCCGAAGCTCGACGTACGAGAATGGCTAAGATTAGCAGAAATGTCCTATCCTGAACGAGCCTTAGCCATGCTTGAAAAGTGCATACACCCCATGGACATCCCTAGTACCGATCTCAGAAGAATGGTGTTCAGAGCTTACGGGGTTAACTTTGCCAGCGAGGCCATTGCACCGGTGAAACACTTAGTTCATAACCAGTTTGTGCAGGAGCTCTTCCACGGCCCCACTGCTTCGTTTAAAGACCTGGCCTTGCAGTTGATGCCTCAGCTCTTCGCCTATTGCCTCCCACAAATGTGCAACTACCTCATCCTTGTGGCAACATCCGGTGACACCGGCAGTGCAGTGCTGAGTGGGTTCGGCAACCTTCATGACCTGGACCGGCAGAGGGTCGGCGTGCTGGTGTTCTTCCCAGAGGAAGGAGTGAGTGAGATCCAGAAGCGACAGTTGACAGCCTACAAAGAGGGCAACGCCAGGGCTGTCGGTGTCCTATCCGACTTTGACTTCTGCCAGAGGGCCATTAAGAGCATGTTTGGGGATTCAGGTCTGACAGGGCATTTGGCTGTGGAGTATGGCACTGTCCTCAGCACTGCTAACTCCATCAATTGGGGAAGGCTGCTACCACAG GTGGTCTATCACGCCTCAGCATATCTAGATCTTTTCAAAGATGGGGTTATCAAGTTCGGAGAGCCCATCGATGTATGCATCCCTACCGGTAACTTTGGCAATGCCATGGCGGCCCTGTACGCTAAGCAAATCGGAATCCCGATAAGAAAAATCATCTGCGCTTCCAACCAAAACCGAATCGTTTCTGACTTTATTACGACAGGGGTGTGTGATCTCCGAAACCAGCCTCTCATTGCCTCGCTTTCCCCAGCCATAGACATCCTCAAATCCTCCAACCTGGAGAGATTTCTCTACCACGCCTCAGGTGGTGATGGCCGTCTTGTTAGAGATCTGTTCACGAGCTTAGAGAAAGACCAGTACTTCAAAGTCTCTGAGTCATTGCTCCAAAAGATCCAGGAGGATGTGGTGGCTGGCTGGTGCTCTGAAGAGGAATGTCTGGCTGCCATCCTAAATGTTCACACCAAAACTGGTTACGCGATGGACACACACACCGCTGTTGCTAAGGCGGTTGCTGACCGGCTACAGGACCCATGGTGTCCAGTGGTGATCTGTTCCACGGCGCACCACGGGAAGTTTGCCCCCACCGTCCTCAAAGCGCTGCGGTGCCCGAACACTAATTACAACCCCTCAGATCCTCTGGACCAGCTGAGGGAGCTGGCCTCTGTAGCGTCCACACCTCGGATGCACCAAAACATGCTTCAGTGCCTGAAGGATAACAGTGGAGGAGAACATGCAGTGTGTCAAGCAGATttcagtgtgttagtggaggagGTGGAATCCATGATTCAAGACTCTTTCTTGAAAGTTCTTTAG